One segment of Candidatus Eisenbacteria bacterium DNA contains the following:
- a CDS encoding ATP-binding protein, with protein MKRALESSLVLARKSLSKYEADLRSLSPRLTGDTRLVLLLRARRWNEAERLLAGELEPLAVDFLQVYEEEDNSWRLRAQVADTAVPSPGAFSDELVRRAVESNDAMRSEAGYVALPVRIPDAAGAAGARRTSVDAGSAQTATAGEKSDGVVLVIGYWLGEDFFANVSEVTDGLVHYGQLEIYRRVEKEYVWVTAAILFAVAAIVSLITAAFLARQLSKPILGLTEGMKRVAAGDLDEKVVVKAGGEIGYLVDSFNQMTRDLRAYKEQLARAERIAAWQDVARYAAHEIRNPLTPIKLSLHRLHTCLEQLNEENRRRFSDSLDSILGEVSSLERLATAFSDFAKLPDPVFAPIDVNGIISEVAELYRSTQEGTSFLRIDLSLDASLPAVPADAQQIRMAVLNVVKNAAEAMPEGGTLWISSKRANESEVNSNSCASPNGGASSNAGAKEYIEIAFRDTGPGIPETIIGKVMTPHFTTKKGGTGLGLAVVSKIVSQHGGKVFIQSQETRGTLVRIVLPAQRKIPRLSSA; from the coding sequence ATGAAGAGAGCTCTAGAGAGTTCTCTTGTGCTTGCGAGGAAATCCTTGAGCAAGTACGAGGCGGACTTGCGCTCGCTCTCGCCTCGGTTGACCGGCGACACGCGCCTTGTGCTGCTTCTCAGGGCTCGACGATGGAACGAAGCGGAGCGCCTTCTGGCCGGCGAGCTCGAGCCCCTTGCGGTTGATTTTCTGCAAGTGTACGAAGAAGAGGACAACTCGTGGCGCCTGAGAGCACAGGTGGCCGACACTGCCGTGCCCTCGCCGGGAGCTTTCTCGGATGAGCTCGTGAGGCGGGCTGTCGAAAGCAACGACGCCATGCGCAGCGAAGCCGGCTACGTGGCCCTCCCGGTCAGGATCCCGGACGCGGCTGGTGCGGCGGGAGCGCGCAGGACCAGCGTAGACGCGGGGAGCGCGCAGACCGCGACGGCGGGAGAGAAAAGCGACGGCGTCGTCCTCGTCATCGGCTACTGGCTCGGCGAAGATTTCTTCGCAAACGTCAGCGAAGTGACGGACGGACTGGTGCACTACGGGCAGCTCGAGATTTACAGACGCGTGGAGAAGGAGTACGTGTGGGTGACCGCGGCGATCCTCTTCGCCGTGGCCGCAATCGTGTCTCTCATTACCGCCGCGTTCCTGGCTCGACAGCTCAGTAAGCCCATCCTCGGGCTCACCGAAGGAATGAAACGGGTCGCAGCCGGGGATCTCGACGAGAAAGTGGTCGTGAAGGCCGGGGGAGAAATAGGGTATCTCGTGGATTCCTTCAACCAGATGACTCGGGATCTGAGGGCGTACAAGGAACAACTTGCCCGCGCGGAGAGAATAGCGGCGTGGCAGGACGTCGCCCGCTACGCAGCGCACGAAATAAGAAATCCTCTGACGCCCATCAAACTCTCTCTCCATCGCCTGCACACGTGTCTGGAGCAGTTGAACGAAGAAAACAGGCGAAGATTTTCAGACAGTCTGGATTCGATACTCGGAGAGGTGAGTTCTTTGGAGAGACTCGCGACGGCGTTCTCGGACTTTGCGAAGCTGCCCGACCCTGTATTCGCTCCGATAGACGTCAACGGGATCATCAGTGAAGTCGCGGAACTCTACCGATCGACGCAGGAGGGAACATCTTTTCTCAGGATAGACTTGTCGCTCGACGCTTCCCTGCCGGCCGTTCCTGCCGACGCTCAGCAGATAAGAATGGCTGTCCTCAACGTGGTCAAGAACGCGGCGGAGGCAATGCCTGAAGGCGGCACCCTCTGGATCTCGTCCAAACGGGCAAACGAGTCTGAGGTAAATTCGAACTCCTGCGCGTCGCCAAATGGTGGAGCGTCATCAAACGCGGGAGCCAAAGAATATATAGAGATTGCATTCAGAGACACGGGTCCCGGGATTCCAGAAACCATCATCGGCAAGGTCATGACGCCTCACTTCACGACTAAGAAGGGAGGAACGGGCCTGGGCCTTGCAGTGGTGAGCAAGATCGTCTCGCAGCACGGCGGAAAGGTCTTCATTCAAAGCCAGGAAACAAGGGGCACGCTTGTGAGAATCGTCTTGCCGGCGCAGCGCAAGATTCCGCGACTGAGCTCGGCATGA
- the rlmN gene encoding 23S rRNA (adenine(2503)-C(2))-methyltransferase RlmN: protein MPVSKADRRPNVLGLQLDELTKLVEPVVGEQRYRARQIFGWVYAKGAFEFDSMHNLSRDLRKALAAEFVIEMPRLVKCISSEKAKVFKYLLSLADRMKIECVLIGMRNKDTFCISSQVGCRFHCAFCVTGRMGLKRDLSASEILGQILFLRSVAESAPHAFNVVFMGMGEPLDNYDGTVKAIRIMEHPDGLAVGGRRITVSTCGIPDRIRRLAKEELGVGLALSLNATTDELRAKLVPAATAYRMKDVLAAVEYFAQKSGRRVTLEYVLIGGVNDKPADAKRLAAIASSLPSKINLIEFNDSPGARFVKPSEEAVRNFMQILYPRAPAVTLRKSKGSDIMAACGQLGAQAGK, encoded by the coding sequence ATGCCAGTGAGCAAAGCCGACCGTCGCCCGAACGTTCTCGGGCTCCAACTCGATGAATTGACGAAGCTCGTCGAACCCGTCGTGGGAGAACAGAGGTATAGGGCGAGGCAGATTTTCGGGTGGGTCTACGCAAAGGGCGCCTTCGAGTTCGATTCCATGCACAATCTCTCAAGAGACCTTCGCAAGGCCCTAGCCGCCGAGTTTGTCATAGAAATGCCTCGGCTTGTCAAGTGCATCTCCTCGGAGAAGGCCAAGGTGTTTAAGTACCTCCTCTCACTTGCCGACCGCATGAAAATCGAGTGCGTGCTCATCGGCATGCGAAACAAAGACACTTTCTGCATCTCCTCTCAAGTGGGGTGCCGTTTTCACTGCGCTTTCTGCGTGACGGGCAGAATGGGACTGAAGAGAGACCTGAGCGCCTCCGAAATCCTCGGACAGATCCTCTTCCTCCGCTCCGTGGCCGAGTCGGCCCCGCACGCCTTCAACGTCGTCTTCATGGGAATGGGAGAGCCGCTCGACAACTACGACGGCACGGTGAAGGCAATTCGAATAATGGAACACCCGGACGGGCTGGCCGTCGGCGGCAGGCGGATCACCGTTTCCACTTGCGGAATTCCGGACCGAATAAGGAGGCTCGCGAAAGAAGAGCTGGGAGTGGGGCTGGCCCTGTCTCTCAACGCCACGACCGACGAACTCAGGGCCAAGCTTGTACCGGCGGCAACGGCCTATCGAATGAAAGACGTACTCGCCGCCGTGGAGTACTTTGCTCAAAAGTCAGGCAGGCGCGTCACACTCGAATACGTTCTCATCGGAGGTGTGAACGACAAACCCGCCGACGCCAAGCGTCTCGCCGCCATCGCATCCTCGCTACCATCGAAGATCAATCTCATTGAATTCAACGACTCGCCGGGCGCCAGATTCGTCAAGCCCTCAGAGGAAGCCGTTCGGAATTTCATGCAGATACTCTACCCGCGTGCGCCTGCGGTCACCTTGAGGAAGAGCAAGGGAAGCGACATCATGGCCGCCTGTGGGCAGTTAGGCGCGCAGGCCGGTAAGTAG
- a CDS encoding metalloregulator ArsR/SmtB family transcription factor, with protein MKVSSRDAVRVFRALSDVTRVEIVQLLGKAPKNVTELTSLVGVSQPKVSRHLKILRDAGLLKDLRRGKWVWYELAAPGSGDAANAAFSIIDSLLSGKEPASSRPGARAPEARRPGLQAAGPQVRPRARETARAATARVSGGRVTGEPGSRTPARREPKPSRKAGPHVEKGSPQQKEMEDFLL; from the coding sequence TTGAAGGTTTCCTCGCGAGACGCGGTCAGGGTTTTCAGGGCCCTTTCGGACGTCACCAGGGTGGAAATAGTCCAACTCCTTGGAAAGGCGCCGAAGAATGTGACCGAGTTGACGTCCCTTGTCGGAGTCTCTCAACCCAAGGTCTCGAGGCATCTGAAAATCTTGAGAGACGCAGGGCTTCTGAAAGATCTGCGACGGGGAAAGTGGGTCTGGTATGAGCTTGCCGCGCCTGGAAGCGGCGACGCGGCGAATGCCGCCTTTTCCATCATCGACTCGCTTCTCTCCGGCAAGGAGCCCGCAAGCTCACGGCCGGGAGCCCGAGCGCCGGAAGCCCGAAGACCGGGACTACAAGCAGCAGGACCGCAAGTCCGGCCTCGAGCGCGGGAGACAGCTCGTGCGGCGACGGCAAGAGTATCCGGAGGTCGCGTAACTGGTGAGCCTGGTTCGAGAACGCCGGCGCGTCGTGAGCCCAAACCTTCTCGAAAGGCTGGGCCGCATGTCGAGAAGGGGAGCCCGCAACAGAAAGAGATGGAGGATTTTCTCCTATGA
- the kbl gene encoding glycine C-acetyltransferase, producing the protein MYTALKESLRTELQKIRDAGLYKEERIIMTPQGADIRVKDGEVTNFCANNYLGLANHPRLIKAAKEALDKRGYGMSSVRFICGTQDIHKELESQISSFLHTDDTILYSSCFDANGGLFETLLGEDCAVISDALNHASIIDGIRLCKAERLRFVHNDMSDLEKYLKDTQKNRLRLVATDGVFSMDGDIAKLDEICVLADKYDALVMVDDSHATGFVGKTGRGSPEHRGVMDKVDIVTSTMGKALGGASGGFTSGRKEIVEILRQRSRPYLFSNTLPPVIAYTAIEAFKMLKETTELRDRLEKNTMYFRKEMTGRGFQIRPGVHPIIPIMLGDEKLAHDYARDLLKEGIYVIGFSYPVVPRGEARIRVQISAAHTEQHLDKAIAAFTKIGKKYGVVK; encoded by the coding sequence ATGTACACTGCTCTTAAGGAATCGCTTCGTACCGAGCTCCAAAAGATTCGTGACGCGGGTCTTTACAAAGAAGAGCGCATCATCATGACCCCGCAAGGGGCCGACATCAGAGTGAAAGACGGCGAAGTGACTAACTTCTGCGCTAATAATTACCTCGGTCTCGCAAACCATCCGCGCCTTATCAAGGCCGCGAAGGAAGCGCTTGATAAGCGAGGATACGGAATGTCCTCCGTGCGCTTCATATGCGGGACGCAAGACATCCACAAGGAGCTCGAGAGTCAAATTTCCTCGTTCCTTCATACGGACGACACGATACTTTACTCCTCCTGCTTTGACGCCAACGGCGGGCTCTTCGAGACTCTGCTGGGCGAGGATTGCGCGGTGATAAGCGACGCGCTCAACCACGCGAGCATCATCGACGGCATCAGGCTGTGCAAGGCGGAGAGATTGCGCTTCGTGCACAACGACATGAGCGACCTGGAGAAGTATCTGAAGGACACGCAGAAGAACAGGCTGAGACTGGTCGCGACAGACGGCGTCTTCAGCATGGACGGCGACATCGCGAAGCTGGACGAGATATGCGTTCTGGCAGACAAGTACGACGCCCTCGTGATGGTTGACGACTCCCACGCCACGGGCTTCGTCGGCAAGACCGGCAGGGGAAGCCCGGAGCACCGCGGCGTCATGGACAAAGTCGACATCGTCACAAGCACGATGGGCAAGGCGCTCGGCGGTGCCTCTGGCGGCTTCACGAGCGGCCGGAAGGAAATAGTCGAAATCCTGAGACAGCGTTCTCGGCCCTATCTGTTCTCCAACACGCTGCCTCCAGTCATTGCCTACACGGCCATCGAAGCGTTCAAGATGCTGAAGGAAACCACGGAGCTGAGGGACAGGCTCGAGAAGAACACGATGTATTTCCGCAAGGAGATGACGGGCAGAGGCTTCCAGATAAGGCCCGGCGTGCATCCCATTATCCCGATCATGCTCGGCGACGAAAAACTCGCCCACGACTACGCGCGCGACCTTCTGAAGGAGGGGATATACGTGATCGGGTTCAGCTATCCCGTGGTGCCGCGCGGAGAGGCCAGAATAAGGGTTCAGATTTCTGCCGCCCACACGGAGCAGCATTTGGACAAGGCCATCGCCGCCTTTACGAAGATTGGCAAGAAGTACGGCGTGGTGAAGTAG